The region TCCTGCCCTTGTTGCTTCAGCTTTGAATGGAGTAGAAGCAACTCTTTCTTCAAACCAGTATACTCCAGCAGCTGCTGCAGGAGAAGCTACAGAAACAGAAGCGCAGCTGGAAGCATTGATACCACCTGTCATTTCTGAAAACTGCGTTTTCGCCTCAAACTGGTCTGTGATACCAGTGGTAGCTACGTTAGAGTTACCTACTATACTTATTACATATGCCGGAGAAGCTCCAATTTCATTTCCTGCAGCATCAAAAGATTTTGCTGTGATGGTATGTCCACCAGCAGAAAGGGTTGTAGTTGTATAGCTATATGGGGAAGTAGTAGAAGTACCCAGAGCAGTTGTTCCATCATAAAATACAACTTTAGCTATTGTACCGTTAATTACCGTAGTAGCAGCAGTAATTGTAACCGATTCCCCCTGATTATATTGAGTCTTTCCTCCTGAGAAAGAAAGCGATACAGAACCTGTTACTGGATTTGAATTACATTTACCTACTAAATAAGCTTTTACAAGTGCTCCAGACTGAGTCAGCTGATTACTTGCCCAACTAGACGCACTTTGTGTTCCAGGAGTTAAAGCTGCTGATGTTTCTGATTTATTTCCGATAGACCAGTTACAGGAGCTAAGCTTATTTGTTTCCAGGTAATTCCACCATACTTGAGATTCAGCAGCATCAAAATTACCATTTCCTGATGCGTGACAGGTTCCATACTCGGTAACAAACAAAGCCACTCCTTTACTTAAAGCCTGAGTAGCTTTTTGTCTCAACCAATCTCTATGTGTATATGAATAATAGTGAAGAGTATAAGCAATGTTGGTACCAGTTACCTGATCATTTGCTGCGATATCAACATCCTGAGAATAGTTTCCTGTTCCGCAGATAATGATGTTGTCATCAATAGCTCTGATCGCACTGATCACTGCGTTATGATAAGGTTTGATTGTTCCTGACCATGATTGAGCAATTGGCTCATTGTATGGTTCATACAATACGTTCGGGTAATTTTTATACTTGTTGGCAACTTCGGTAAAAAAAGCAATTGCCTGGCTCTGATAATTTTCTGCTTTGTGAGTATGAAAATCTACAACAACATAAAGACCATATTTGATACAAGCGTCAATTACAGCATATATCTTTGCCTTTTCTCCGTTCGGATTACCGATATAGTTATCGTTTCCAGTTTCAACAGACATTGCAGCTCTAACTACATCGACACACCAATTATCTCTTAAGTTTTTAACTGTTGTTTCGTTATAGAATCCAGAACCTTCCGGATAACCGCTCCAGAATAGCGACATACCACGAAGTACTACCGGGTTACCATTACTATCGGAAACCTTTCCATTAAAAATTTTAAGTTGTTTATACTTATCTACCGGAGACCCCGCTGGAGCCTGGGCATTTGCAACAAGGATGCTGCAAAAAAACATAGCAAAGGCTATGAGCTTTGTTTTGTACATGTTTATATTCATAAGATCTAATTTTCGAATTTACGAATGTAAGGATTTGATGAATTAATTCAAAAAATAATCATTAAAGTGCAATCCTTAACTATAAATGAAAGAAATTGTTTAGAGATCTTAATTTTTAAACTTCAGACAACCAAAAATTTGTATACAACTACAAAACAAGCAATTAGCCCATAAAATCAAATTACCCAAACTTACATTCCGACAGTTTAAACAAAAAGTAAATTCTTTAAAAAATTCAATTAAAAATCCAGATTTAAATATTTTCAACTTTATAGTTTTATTTCAATTAAACATCAAAGATTAAAGTGATAGAATCGCTTTAATCTTGTCAAAACTATGCCTTAACAATTTTTTTCAGAAATTACACTTCCGTTATTCAAACCAACACGACACCAACAGATTCCACTTTTTAAATCATCATCTTTTATTAAGCAATTCCCTTTTTTTACATCTACATTTTTCAGATTTGCCCCGAGGAATTGTACAACTCTTATTGAGATTTTACCGAAAAGTGAACAAAATAACGACCCAAAAACACAAGAGTTTATTCATTACCGAAAGAATCAGGAATATCATTTCGTCTGAACAAGCTTCCCTTCTTTTGTATAATAGAGTTTCACTTTTCTTTTCTTTTTTTCAACTTCAATGATATAAAGCTTTCCACCCTCTTTTTGATGAAACTCTTCCGTATCTTCCAACTTCCACTTTGCATATTCAGAAAGAGAGAAAGCTTTTTTCACATCAGAAGCCATGTCTTCCATGTCTATATCTATTTCTGTTCCTATATAAGTACCATCAGGACGAAATATTGCTTCCATTTCTTTTCCTTTATTCATAAATTCTGCTTCATAAACATTTTCCTTTTTCTCTAACTCCCATTCATAGACAAACATATTAGGATACAATTCATAAAAGCTATTTCTGACAGCATCTGGTACATCATTCTCTGGTAACTCCTGTCCAATGACGTGTAGATTCATGATAGACATAAGACCTGCTGTGATTATTATCTGATACTTCATTTTTTTTATTCTTATTTGGATATTCATCAAAACCAACAATAAATTATGCTTAATACTCTTTTATAACTCATAACTATAACTTACTTCTTCTCCAGATATGTTGCCAGTTTAGTCAAGTCTTGCTTCATAAGAGTAATATTGGCTTGCAGCTGATCAAGCATTCTGGCTCTGGCTTTCAGGCTTTCAGAAGTATACAGACCTCCTTTACCAAAAAACAATGATATCATATTCTGTTTATGTTTGTTTTCATTTTTTTCCCATTCATAAATAGCCTTCCAGCCTTTCAGGATTTGAACCCTAAGTGAAGGCTCTTCGGGTTTCTTAGGATTGTAATAATTGAAATAATACCAGACATGCGCCGGAAAAAGCAGAGAGGTTTCTTTTCCATTCCATATCTCTTCCAGGTGATTCCGAGGATGATAAAATTCCACTTTTGGTTTAGATGTAAAAATCATGAAGCCCAATACCGCTTCAGCAATACTGCCTCCAACTTCTATTACATATTCCATATTTTTGTTTTCATCAGTGGCAAATAAAATTCCTGAAGTAATTGTTGCAATTGCACCTACACTGATAGCAGCCACAGTTAGCTTTGTTTCTCTGTCATCCTCTCGTTTTTTAAGGTAGTAGGAAATCTGATCAGCCCTTTCTTCTTCACAGTCAATTTCAGAAGCAACTGCAGATATCTCAAGAGAAGCACGCTGAATAGCATTAGAAAGCTTTCTGTCTAAATCCAGTATGTTTATTTTGTTTTCGATACTTGGAGTTGAATTGTATTTTTTTTCTGCTTCTACATACTCTGAAAGCAAATCTATAATTCCAATTGAATTTGCTATTTTCAAACCTCCTTCCGAAAACCTTACCAAAAGTGCAGTATCCAAATTTAGATTATAAAAAGGCTCAGGAAAGTCTTTTACAGTGTAGTTATATAGATTCTGCTGATTACAGTTAGAATTCAGCTCTTGTATAGAAGATATTTTCGAACTCTTACATGAAAAGAGGATAAGTACAGGAATTACAATTCCAAAATACTTAAATATTCCTTTAACTCCCTTT is a window of Sporocytophaga myxococcoides DSM 11118 DNA encoding:
- a CDS encoding PepSY-like domain-containing protein, with product MKYQIIITAGLMSIMNLHVIGQELPENDVPDAVRNSFYELYPNMFVYEWELEKKENVYEAEFMNKGKEMEAIFRPDGTYIGTEIDIDMEDMASDVKKAFSLSEYAKWKLEDTEEFHQKEGGKLYIIEVEKKKRKVKLYYTKEGKLVQTK